In the genome of Thermodesulfobacteriota bacterium, the window TTGTCCTTCAACTCCTGCCTTATCTCCAGCGAGAACTCCGGCGGGGTCTCGTAGCCCTCGCCCTCGACCTGTTCCGCATCATACCTGACCTTAAACAGGGTCACGAGGGCCACTACCGCCTTCTTGATCACGGCCTCGTCATCGCTTCCGAGGTGGTACGGCACCTTAAGCTCCGCGAGCGTCTCGCCGAGCTTGAAGCGCTGTTTCTTCGGATCCAGCGTCCAGGGCTGTCCGCTCGCCATGTCGTTATCCGGTTCCAGGAGGCCGTCCATGAGAGCAAGCCGTTGCTTGTAGTAAGGTTCCACCATAGGGGGTGTATAATATAACAGATTGAGTACATAAATCAAGGGGGGAGGGGGGGGTAGGGATAGTATCCCACCGCGGGCTTTTGCTTCGGGCGCTTGAACTGTGCTAATATCCGCTTATGGAGGTCATAACCACACACACCCACGCGGACTTCGACACGCTTGCGTCCATGGTGGCGGCCAAAAAGCTCTACCCCGGGGCCCGGCTGGCCTTCCCGGGCTCCCTCGAGAAGGGGCTCGGCAAGGCGATCGAGACCATCGAACTCCCCTACGGCTTCGAGCGGGCAAGGGACATGGAGCTCGACAGCATAACCCGGCTCATACTGGTCGATATCCGGCAGGCCTCGCGGATAGGGCCGTTCGCAAAGGTAGTCGGCCGCGAGGGGGTCGACATACACGTCTACGACCACCACCCGCCCGCAAAGGGAGACGTCCGGGGCTCGCTCGACGTATACGAGAGGTACGGCTCCACGACGACCATACTCACGCTCCTTATACGCAAGAGGGAGCTTCCTCTCACTCCCGTCGAGGCGACCGTCATGATGGCCGGGATATACGAGGACACGGGCTCGCTCGGTTTTACCTCCACCACGCCGAAGGACTACGAGGCCGCCGCATTCCTGCTGGAATGCGGTGCCGACCTGAAACGCGTCTCCGACCTCCTTAAAAAGGAGCTCACCCCGGACGAGGTCTCCGCCCTGAACGAACTACTCACTTCCGAGACCACATACACCGTCGGCGGCGTGGACGTAACCATCGCCACCGTCTCGGCCGAGGAGTTCGGCGGGGAGGTATCCACC includes:
- a CDS encoding DHHA1 domain-containing protein, translated to MEVITTHTHADFDTLASMVAAKKLYPGARLAFPGSLEKGLGKAIETIELPYGFERARDMELDSITRLILVDIRQASRIGPFAKVVGREGVDIHVYDHHPPAKGDVRGSLDVYERYGSTTTILTLLIRKRELPLTPVEATVMMAGIYEDTGSLGFTSTTPKDYEAAAFLLECGADLKRVSDLLKKELTPDEVSALNELLTSETTYTVGGVDVTIATVSAEEFGGEVSTLAHRLVDIEGLRCLFLLAELKDRVHMVARSAVPELDAGEVARALGGGGHPTAAAATLKGMTLIEAKEKTLAAVRAKVIPRRTAGDIMSAPAITVPVDTPLRDAYELMRRYGINALPVVDKEE